Within the Glycine soja cultivar W05 chromosome 3, ASM419377v2, whole genome shotgun sequence genome, the region atttaaatatattaattatttaaaatatttaattttattattacttttgaaataatatttaaatttatgaaaatattaattaaaataaggttTTAATACCATTttgatctatattttttttaatttttatttttggtctctaaataattttattagcaattttagtttatatattaataattttagttcatgcaatcaaataataacattaattattgatataataGTCACATTGAAAGCACAATAACTTGTTATGTCTTTAAGAATATAGAGTAATAgtgacataattaattaaaattaaggatttaatatcattttgacatctattcttttaatttttatttttagttcctgaataattttattagcaAAATTTTGGTCTTTATAATAATACTTTTCATCTCatatttattgttaaaatttgattactatctatttgataaattattttttaagttcattcaaaaagtataatatattttcttatataaataactcttcaaagattaaaataattaacaattaaatttttgctTACAAACTCTAATCGCTCCGTTTGACGCGTCGAAGGTTttgacataaaaattaatattttagatttcATAACAATTATTAAGCAAATATCTAATATGAAAACTAGTCTCTTAAAATACTtgttaaagaattgaaaatacttgtaaataaatatttgttaaaaatttaaaagtgaaattttttatttgaaaagagtaataatacaCAACTTTCTCTTTCGACGTAgataaatattctttttcaaCGTAGAAGAATATTAACGACTTTCTCTttgtttaacattattttttttaataaatttcacaataaattaaaaatataaaaaaaaattattcatttatatatttaaaagtggTTATGTATTTCTCATAATTTGGATAAAAATACtaccattaattttttatataaatatcaaaagtaatattaactaattttttaattagcagaaaaattgattaattttatttatatttaggtCCAGTAATAGATAAGCACATTAATTGAAGTATTAGACAAgaaattcttaaatataaataacgtATTTAATATCATGAATATAAAAAACTTCAcgcattaattttataaatttaatgaatatattaaagTAGAGTATATTTTTGCAATGTGTCATAATGATAAAAGTTTTAGtattaattaagttatttaatgtTAATACTAACGATATTAATGAAAGTACTTAATTTGATGTTGAGAAGGATTTTAGTAGTTAAAGTATTTAATAGCAAAAATATGTATTACTATTAGTATTTAATTAtgctaaaacattaaaaataagtaGTAAAACATTATATGgaagattattaattttaatggtTAGATTAAAATAGAAGCATTAGatttaaagaatttaaactaaaactTCATATcaccaataaatatttacaagatTTCAATTACCAcgtcttataatattttaattagtgcGTCTATTGCTAAAACCCTTGTCATTATTTTGTAATGCaaaggaagtaaaaaaaaaatgcagggaataaaaagaaaactgagaaagagTTGGGGAATGATTTGCACGAgattaagattaattaataGAGATTAGTAGAGAAATGAAGCGGGTGGTGAAGTGAATGGAAGCATCGGAATCTATTACACAAGTCCAACGTCATCAACATTAGACCGAAGTGGACAAGGACAACACCCACCCTAAGGACAATGTGAGTGTCTGAGATACTCTCTCTTTTACGACAAattcttttatcaaatatttctaCTCCAGACCTACACACATAACCATATCGAATAGCAaccactttttttctttaattgaaaaatacttcaacaacaataTTTTCTCCTTCgatttccttttttaattaCTCCTATCTTAAAAGCATATTTAATGTTTTGTGTAGTACAGTAATAAATATGAAagtaaagaaattttaaaagaaataatagtaGTAATTATTATAGAGTGAGAAATGAGAAGAGAAGAGTTGGTCAAAATTGTTCTCCTTGTCTCTCATCTATCACGtgatatagagagagagagggagagggacAGGAACACGCAGTTCAAGAGACCGACCCCATAATGTGTAGAAAGAGTCAAAACCAATAAAATAGTAATAGCCCCGATGTGttgttcctctctctctctctttcacttTCTATTGACGCTTTCTAATATCTTGTTTCCGTGTGGTAGCATCATTGCAATAGCCAAGAGATAGAAGGGAAAAGTGGGAACACACGGAAAGCCAGACCCCAGACCcacagagaagagagagagagagagtttctCTCTGCACTTGCACTCTTGCAGGCCTAGCTTTGTTTGGTTTTAGTGTGAGAAAGAGAAAGTGTACATCTTTCTATCATATAGATATAGTCatagtagtagtagtatataggtatatctatatatatatatatatatatatatatattgcgtgTGTGAGAGATGCAGCAGCACCTGATGCAGATGCAGCCTATGATGGCAGCCTACTACCCCAACAACGTCACTACTGATCACATTCAGCAGGTCCGTTTCTATCTTCTTCTCAGCTTCTTCCTCTCTGCACTACCATTCCCcttcatcttatcttttatctcttCTGCTAGCTCACTTTGGATATACTAGTCTCGATCATACCCATATgacacatacacatacacacATGTTCCCTCTCTGCTCGGGGCCCTTTTGTCTCAGCATGCTTGTGGGTCTTGTATGCCACATTTAGTACCGCTTCCTTGCTTGTGCTTCCTGCTTTTTAATGTTTCTGTTCACACATGcacttctcttcttctctttttattaTTCTGTTTTTTCCCTTGTCAGCTTCTGCTACCGGTTACGTAATCTCTCTAACTGGGTGCTTAGTAGTGTTTGCTAAATATTCTCCTCaccaatttgctttgctttatGTTCGGGTCTTTGTTCCATTTTCCACACTGTCTACTACATGTGCTGCATCAGAGCTTTTATGACGCGTGCTTTTCTCAGCGCTACCTCAGATCACATTTTCTCACCTTTCAGATCACAATGTCTGAATCCGAATATGCTTTGTTTGGAGATCACAAACCTTCTCCCTATCAAAACGTACCAACACTTCGGACTCTTTTAATGCACATGCTACTCTTATTTTCAGACTTTAATTACACGCTCTCTCAGACTGTCCTTCAAATAATCTGCTCAGCCTGAAATTACATGTgtaaatttttgaaatattcttTGATTTTGATAACATGCCTGCACTTCTATATCAGTTTTGAGATTTCATTAAGGTAACATTTTGCTGCATCATAGGGAACACTCATTAAATCGGGAAATGTTATGTAAGAAATGTTTGACCCAGGGGTGTGGTTTGATTAACATGGTGCAGTTCTAGTTCCTTACCCAAATGGTAGGACAGTTAAGAAATTAAGACATGAGATCAAAGTACTAGATATAAATTCATATACTATACGTAAGCTAAGTATATATTTACTGTATCTAATGAACTAGAATAATTAAGCTATCTTCATTGTTTTCTAACCTTCTAAAATCTACCTGCATCAAATAgtatttttgaaagaaagacAGTCCAGCAAGGAAATTTTGTAACTTTTGTTGCTCCCCCTCCCTTTTACCTGATTACTTTTCACAGCATTATATGATATTATGATGATGTTGATCCTTTAATTTGTTTAACATTTTACCCCTCGTTTTACTTGCAGTATCTGGATGAGAACAAGTCCTTAATTCTGAAGATTGTTGAAAGCCAGAATTCAGGCAAGCTTAGCGAGTGTGCCGAGTAAGAATTAGACTTATTCTTCTGTTACGTTTGAAATGAATTTAGTGTgtcatttctttatttcttgTCAAGCATATTAGTGTCTCGATCTGGGTACATAGCTAGTTGGCAGGGTCATTTACTGTGGATGATGCGAATTCCACATTGATAACTAAGttcaatttaattaactataaaaCCATACCAAATATATAGGGTGCTGCACCACCAGGGAATTTTTCCCACCCTATCAACATATTTGTAACGGTAGGTAAAAATCAACCTTGAAGCTAATTAACGAATGGAAATTGAAATAGTGTGTTAGAAGAATATAGCTGATCTGGTGTCATACACAATCCTGTGTTACTTCGAAACTTACCAAGAAATATACGCTTTGCGGTGCTACATGTTAGCTATTAGAAATATCGAATATACATTTGAGTTGAAAAGGAATCTGCAGCGATTTAAGACATTCTTGCACACTTTGGGCAAAGTACAATCTACAAAAGTATAATACTGCTTTTTTTAATACAACTTTCTGCAAACATTGCAAAGTTCATGTCATCTAATGCTTTTCTGAATTTATGATCTTGTTTGATTATCATGTGACATCTTTTTTGCAATTTCTAAGTTCTTACGTTCAACATTATTAAGACAACACCTTGGGTTTCCCGCCTGTCTTTTCTTTGGATAGGCAAGTTTCTCACCTTTCTATATGCCATCGGGGATTTGTATGCTTCGCATTAATGGACTCTTCTGATATGTCCGCAATCTCTGGTCTTGGTCCCTCTTTGATTTGCATgcctttcaaaattataatgtgtTCTCTATCCTTTCCAAAGTTCTCACTTTTCTACAGACAGCTCAACAAATACCTTTTCTGCAACACATCCCTTTGATTCGAATGTGACTTCTATACTTCTGAAGATTCCTTTTCTGTCAGTACCGGTTATGATGTTTGAAGTGAAAACAATAGGAGAAATCATTGAAAAAACCTTGCTTTGGTTTTGGATATAGAGTTAAATGATGTCATTTGTCAATATGTGTGGCTGACCTCATTTAATGAAATCAAGCTTGGTTTGTTGTATGCAGTTGGAATTAATAGTTAACTTATTTATCTTGAAAGGTTTCTTGTGGAAATCATACTTCCGCGTgtttagaaaaagaaagggttttctTCCAAACATCTTGACTGCTAGTGCATTTAAAACATTTAACTCAACCACTCATGATTTCAGCTAGTAACTTAAGTTCTTGAAATTCAAAACGGTACATTTAATAGTGACTCGAGAAAACTTGCCTTCGGGGATTAACTCTAATTCTAATATGGTACCAAAGTCTAGTACTCCACTCTTGATGTTATACTTTCACTCAAAAACTGGGCACAAAGGGATGTTAAGATCCCATATCAGCTATAACTTTTGGAGTTGATGTTAGACCAAGTTCGTGCTCAATTTTTTTCAGGAACCAAGCAAGGCTTCAGAGAAATCTCATGTACTTAGCTGCAATAGCTGATTCTCAACCCCAACCACCCACCATGCCTGGTCAGGTACATAAATACATGTTTTATTAAGTTGCGCAATGATCACATGTTTGGATACTCATTGGAAGAGcttaatagtatttttattgCCAAATTAACAATTTCTTATGCATGCATTGAAATTTGTCAAAGTACTTCAATGACTTTTATTGAACTTTGATTACTAATGTATGGATTTGATGGTGCAGTACCCTCCGAGTGGGATGATGCAGCAGGGAGCACACTACATGCAGGCTCAACAACAGACACAGCAGATGTCACCACAACAACTAATGGCGGCACGCTCGTCCCTTTTGTACGCACAGCAGCCATACTCAGCACTTCAACAGCAGCAAGCCATGCACAGTGCACTCGGGTCGAGTTCAGGACTCCACATGCTGCAAAGTGAAGGCAGCAATGTGAATGTGGGATCAGGCAGTGGCTCTGTAGGAGGAGGGTTTCCTGACTTGGTGcgcggtggtggtggtggcggtggCTCGACAGGGGAGGGTTTGCACAGTGGTGGAAGGGGTATCATGGGAAGTAGCAAGCAGGAAATTGGGGGTTCAAGTGAAGGCCGAGGTGGGGGAAGCTCAGAGGGTGGTGAAAACCTTTACCTCAAAATTGCCGACGATGGAAACTAGCTAGCCACCCAAAATGGTAAAAATATTAATGCCAGCTTTTGTTGGGAAGAAGAACTAGGGAATGACATCAAGGGATAGTAACTAGGTAGTGGAAAACTCTAAGCTGCTTatgtattatgtttgttttatcttGTGCTTGAGGCAAACGCTTGCCTTGATGTTTTCTACATTACTATTAGTAACATAAATTAGCAAATCTTCTAGTTCCTTGCGTTCATTTGTGCTTGTCCCGTGGCATGTGGCTCTGCATGCGGTCGGTTAGGGTATCTTGTTAGATTCCGTTTCACATTTTATAGTAGTatcagtctttacatttcataTTTTGGATATAAtcaataagtatttttaaatttatactgtgatacaagattattttcaagttgagagagagagagagtgaagacaatttttttatttttatttattaagtttaGATTTCAAATTCATAGCATTTAGGTAAATTATACCTCAATTAACCTTCAAAGCTTGTCTTCAATTAATTTGTTAGATGGATTAATTTGAgttaagttaaatttttaatgatttcGATTGTGAATTTgtgcaattttaatttatttcgtTTTTTGAGTTAATtaagtttattattaaaatcaaataaattcatctttatgtgacttttttttttactttctaaaaaactactttttaattaaaattctagatatttatgatgattttgacacatgtaataattttaaaagttcgGGAGCGAAAACTTTATtgaaaatttagtaaaatttgaaaaataaggcCCATGAAGTACGGCCTTTTTGTATTTACTTCGAGgagttgacaaaaaaaaaattgaggataaTTGAAAGTAATGTGCATTTCTTTTAATCTGAActctgaataaataaaaaataaaattatcagtaACTTGACATAAATTAGTCCACCTTTTTCTGTAACGAGtagaaactaatttttttaattctataatttttcaACTTATTGTTTTCTACGATCTCTCTagtaacacacacacacactcaaatTAAGAAACTGTTTTTTATCTACTTCTATCtcacttaaaattttaagtgaaaacgGAAAATGGAAATAAAGACGTAGTTTTGTGAGCTTCAGAACCGGAAACTCCAATTATGAAAGTGTAGAACCAAGACAGAAATCAGGAAGTGCTATAGGAGATGTAACGAGATGCATGCGCGAAAGGAAAACGAAATTAAAACATaggtgttaaaataaaaatgaaattcttatttacatagtaaaaaaaatgctcaacggtttaattatatttcattattataaaGAGGAGAGAACCACACTTACTTTAAGAGTAATTCTAACTCTTGCAACAAGTGAATCtctcatttattataaatataaattatgtattttttttttgtgtgtgtatgtgatgcatgaataaaagaaagaaaagaggtaAGAAACAAAAGCAATAAGAACAAGAAAGTATCTAAGCGCTAGACTGCTACAGCGGAGCAAGGATGCCATCAGGGAAGTctatttgcttggcaaggacgAGGGAACCTACTCGTTATTCATTAGAGACTTGATACTATGGATgtgttataaaaatttatagattTGGTATATGGCATGTCCTACTAATAAGAAATTGTATCTCACATTaacgatatattttttaattttaaaaataaataaaataactttaaaacgTTCACgttatatatatgtatctaATGCACCACTTGCAAATTCATTTAACTAGTACGAGTTCTGTATGCCAAGTAGGGGTAGGCAACTAGGCATTGATCATACAAATGGGTGACGATGAGTACCCAAttcaatgaaaaagaaaaaaaaatggtttgacTTTTGTTCACGGATTCAATCAACTTATATTTACGTTAATCtgattgaattaaaattcacccaaaaaaaatcCGATTGAATTAAATATcgattttaacaattttatactCAACAccgattaaaaaatattattttttttgataaaattatcagtataaaaaaatatttgatgtaatttaatatatgtaattcataaaataattttaattttcgaaACACGATATGAATCTTGTTTGAGTTTAAGCACTTGTTTAGTAGTGaagatataataatatataagagtAACATAAGAATAGGATGATAGAATAAAtgcatgatatattttaattatattccgTATTTACATggaacaaataaattatatttattggtGGTGACAATAATgacaagaataaataaataataatgatgatgagaATGATAATATTGTGCTGGAACaacaataataagaataatactATAATAGTTGTAGTGACAATAATAACAATACCACAAGtgaaaatgataattataatagtaattacagttacaaaaataattaagatgatGGTTGTTAATATTATAGGAAAGGTGACAATAATAACTATCATGATAAAGAGatgattataataataataacaatattaataatgaCAATAATGATATTAGTGATTAATATGATAAATGTGATGATAAAGGTTATAGAAATGGTGAGAGGGATGACAAGTAACTCTGTTGTTCCAATAACAAAATCATCAAGATACTAAATGGATAAACAATTCCCCTGTTGGTttaccaaaaaattaattacaaacaaaatataataattttcctATCTTATCTAACCATCAAAATAAACCCTAAAGTATTTTACACCTTTaactaattagaaataatataaaaatagttttaatccTATCCTAGCTAATTATCAATTCATAATTAGATAAAATCTACAAATtgtcaatttatttaattaacattaattttcatcataaccaaaatagcttttaaaatttatgagaaaagcaaattttaatcaataattatttttaaaatgtgaggTTTTCACGTTAAATTTCGTGTAAATTCACATGCTCTTTAttcagaaaaagttattgtataTATAGTTGATGTTGAAATTATGTAATATCTATCcgcttttaaaattttctaagtatGACTGGATCTGCCTCAATGTCGATGGTGCTGCTATAGGTGTAGGGATCGATGTTTCGGACTTCCTCAGGATCGGAGGTTCTAAAACTTGGAGGCTTATTCAGTTAATTAATTCGCCAATTGATATCTTCTGAGAAGAAAATGAGTGTGCTGATGCTCTTGCGATCGAGTTTGTGATGCTCTTCCAGTGAATCCCCCAATCACGCTTCTTTCATGACATTACATGCTAATGAAGATCTTAATTTCCCGTCACGCTTCAAGATGAACCCTCGCTCTCTTTAAATAGCATGTTTGGCTCCATATCTTTAATTTAAActgaattttcataattttaagaaattactaGTTATATTTTCTACATGTCAGATATAATTCGTACTTCTCAACAGGTTTTCAAAAGCTGTTTAATTTTACAAAGTTGAGGAGTTAAAGGTCAAACTGTCAAAGCTTAGGGGGATTTTCTCATGATGATTGAATACACATACAATTTGCATtgcacattattttttaaaaacacatgcatctCCAACTTGTATTTTTATAACATGTACAAAGGTTACAACTTAAACTAatctgataaaataaatatttataattagttaTACTATAGTAAGTAACCTTAACCTCGATCGGAAACCAAATTGTAAAAGGCCATCAAAATGAGAGAGGATGCATGTAACTAAGATTGTAAGTAAGAGGCTAAGGCATAGGAAATAGTAAGTTTTATATAATAAGGAGGGAAATAGGGTTCCCTCATGGACCTTGCTAGCTCTGCCAGTGGAAGCAGTAGCAACAATTTGTTGATTATTACTTGCACaaatactaattaatatatCATACAAGTACTACACAGCTGGGTGACGGTAAAAGAGAACGTGCAAGTTCTTTCCAGTAGTAATCTTCATCCAACTCCAGAGAAGTCATCATTGATCCATTGTAATGATACAACCCGTTTCCTGCATCTTCACGTTGCATGACCCTTTGTTGCATCAAAGTAGAATTATACTCCTTACGCGGGGTTTCAACCTTCTTGTTGGTGTCCTTGCCAGTGAGTTGTTGAACCACCGATCGGAACTCAGAAGCATCGCAGGCCCTCACCAACACAGGATTCGATATGTAGGTTATTTTCACTGTTTTCTTTGGATTTTTTTGCATGGTCTTTAAGGTATTGGCTTCCTTGTGGTGGTAGCAATTTGGATCATACCTCAGTTTTCCCATTTGAGTGTTGTAGTGTATTATCTAGACCTATAACAAAGCTATATGTATGATATATATGGTTTAATTGCTTGGATAAGTCTAAAGGTGAAGAAGCATTTATAGGCTTCATTCCAACTTGGTGATGATCAATAATAAGACCCGAGGCTTCCCAGAAGGaggttatatattatttaatgggCAAGGAAAACGACAAAATTGGAAAAACGAAGAAGTGGGCGTTGAAAAGTGGTGCGTGACCCTAATATGTTACTTACTACTATATGCATGGATCGATGAAGGGTTTTCGTTTTCGTTAGGTGACTGCGTGCCATTGTGGTTCTCCTTTTTCTTATTCTCGATATTTTACGTTGCGGTCGTTTTCGAAATCCTAGTCCTTACTCTCTGCtcaacaaagtttttttttacggtcTATAATTCCATTCCCATGCTTCTAGATTGGAAGGAAGAAGTTTAATTTGGTCTTCATTCAACTAGTCTATGCGACTTCATTGATTGTTTGTATATATATCCTTTTGTGATATAATCAGATCTGCAGGTTGGtgcttttttattcttaattctttgggttttgaaaatttgccttttaaaaaaaaaaaaaacctttgtaGTACGTATGTTCAATATGAATTAgatatcacacacacacacacaaaatatgAATAAGATTGTTTTCAATAatctaaaaatatctttaattatttattttcattgcaatgatgatataattttaaaagatgatttaattaaattgtgacGACCAAAAGTGAGTGAACACATATGTCTAAGTGAAATGAAAACGACTCAATGCACGAATTAAATATTACGTTAAAACTCCAGAAGAATGAGGAAAGTTAAGAATGTTCAATGATCCTCTCTCTGGCTAAGCGACAgaggatatatatatagtggGGGATGCAAAATACTAAAGTGAGTgggtacaaattataaaaaaataaaattaattatttaagtgTCTTGGTTAGCTgtgacataaaatattaaactcgGTGAAAACTTTGGATAGCATGGTTAAGCAAATCAATTATGTTTGCTAGCGATAGCGTGGTAGGCACCATGAGTGTTTTATATattaggtttaaatatgttttttatatttagaaaataagttatttttaatttattatttaaaatttatttttgatcatttatgtatttaaatttttttatattttaatgtaatatttat harbors:
- the LOC114407721 gene encoding GRF1-interacting factor 1-like isoform X2 encodes the protein MQQHLMQMQPMMAAYYPNNVTTDHIQQYLDENKSLILKIVESQNSGKLSECAENQARLQRNLMYLAAIADSQPQPPTMPGQYPPSGMMQQGAHYMQAQQQTQQMSPQQLMAARSSLLYAQQPYSALQQQQAMHSALGSSSGLHMLQSEGSNVNVGSGSGSVGGGFPDLVRGGGGGGGSTGEGLHSGGRGIMGSSKQEIGGSSEGRGGGSSEGGENLYLKIADDGN
- the LOC114407721 gene encoding GRF1-interacting factor 1-like isoform X1, which codes for MFGSLFHFPHCLLHVLHQSFYDACFSQRYLRSHFLTFQITMSESEYALFGDHKPSPYQNYLDENKSLILKIVESQNSGKLSECAENQARLQRNLMYLAAIADSQPQPPTMPGQYPPSGMMQQGAHYMQAQQQTQQMSPQQLMAARSSLLYAQQPYSALQQQQAMHSALGSSSGLHMLQSEGSNVNVGSGSGSVGGGFPDLVRGGGGGGGSTGEGLHSGGRGIMGSSKQEIGGSSEGRGGGSSEGGENLYLKIADDGN